The following DNA comes from Nitrospirota bacterium.
CAGGAACCGGGCATGGCTGACAAGATAGCTGAGGCAGTAAGGAAGATGCCGGATGTTGTGAATGCCTATAAGGAGATGGGTGCACGCATCAGTGATACTGATCGGCTGCGTGACAGCGGAGGTGCCGGCGAAGGGAATAATGGCTTGCTCATGGAACGGGAAAAGGGGCTTTCACCTGCCGATAAGAAGATCATAGATGCTGAAAATGAGAACAGAAAAACCGTAATCAATGGCATGACCAGGGCCATCATAAGGATCAACCGGCAGCCAGAGACGCCTGACAATGTGAAACAGGTAATGCCGCAGGCAACCGGGCAGTTTGCTTCCATCCGCCGCGACTCTGCCAAGAAAGGCTGGTGGATCCAGGACGACAGCGGCAACTGGGGAAAGAAATAAATTAGATTGAGCGAAGCAGACAGCATTGCTTCAAAAGTCTTACAATGCGACAGGATTCCATTCATAGGGTTTATGAGGCATTCAGCTCCGCCTCATTGTTATACTGAACTATGCTGACTAAAGAGACCATACTCGCTTTTTTCAGGGGAAAGACATCCCGGCCTCTTCTCTTTAAAGACATGGCACGCCTTATGGGGCTGAGCAAACCTGAGACCAGAGCCTTAAAAAGACTGCTCAGGGATATGCTCAGACAGGGCGAGATCGTCCTGAACCGCAAAGGCCTGTACGGACCCGCAGAAGAGATGAATCTTGCAACAGGCTATTTTGCAGCCCACCGCGACGGGTATGGTTTTGTGATCTCTGAAAAACCGGGAGAGCGGGACTTTTTCATTCCGCCTAAGGGTACGCTCGGTGCCATGAAAGGCGATCGTGTCATGGTGCGGATCGAGAACTGGAAAAAGCGTGAAGCGCGGATCATGAGGATCCTTGAGCGGGCACATGCCAAGGTGCTTGGCACATTTGACATCACAAAGGCTGGGGCATTTGTAAAACCAAAAGACAGGTCCATTCCCTTTGACCTTTATGTTGCTCCGCAGGACAGGGGCATGGCAAAGAACAGGGACATGGTGATCGCAGAGATCGTCTCTTTTCCTACGGATAAAAGATCTCCGACAGCAAAGATCGTAAGGATCGTAAAAAAACCTGAGGGCCCTGCGGATGAAGTGGAACTGATCATCGATGAGTTCAGTCTGCCGAGACGGTTCCCCAAGGCGGTCAGTGATGAGGCAAAACTCCTTGCTGCCGCAGCCTCGGGCGCTCAACGAGCCGAAAAAAGAAAAGACCTCCGACACCTTCCAACGGTGACCATTGACGGTGAACGCGCAAAAGATTTTGACGATGCTGTCTCCATAGCCTTATCTGATCATGGATATAAACTCTGCGTGCATATAGCGGATGTCGGCCACTATGTGCCGTGGAATTCAGCCATTGACCTTGAAGCGCGGAAACGCGGCACCAGTGTCTATCTGCCTGACCGTGTGATACCGATGCTGCCGAAAGAACTTTCAGAAGATCTCTGCAGCCTCAAGCCAAAGGTGGACCGCAATGCCTTTACCGTCGAGATGGACTTTGACCGTTTCGGGCGGCGTCTGAGCGCACGCTTCTACCTCAGTCTCATCAACAGCGATGAACGTATGACCTACACGTCGGTCAAAAAGATACTGATCGACAAAGATGAGAACGAACGGCAGAGATACGGAAATTTGATCAAAGACTTTGAACTTATGGAAGAGCTCTGTAATATTCTCAGGACAAAGAGATTTGAACGGGGCAGCCTTGATTTTGATCTGCCTGAACCGGAGGTACTTCTTGATCTTCAGGGAAGCCCTGAGGCGATCATAAAGGCAGAACGGAATTTCGCACATATGATTATTGAGGAGTTCATGATCGCTGCCAACGAGGCGGTTGCAGAGCATATCGAGGCCCTTGGCGTTCCCTGCATGTACCGGATACATGAAGAGCCTGACCCGCTGAAACTTGAAGATGTGGTCAACGTTGTAAAACAGTTTTCAAGGACTGCCGGCAGGAAGTTCACGGTCAGGGATTTCGCGGATATCCTCAAATCAATAAAGGACACGCCCCAGGAAGAGATCATCAACTACATCGTTCTCAGGAGTCTCAAGCAGGCAAGATATTCAGTCACCAATGTCGGCCACTTCGGCCTTGCCTCAACGTCATACGCTCATTTCACCTCGCCGATCCGCCGCTATCCTGACCTTGTTGTGCACAGGATCCTTCGCGAGATCCTGGCCAAAAAGATTATTTCCGATCAGCGCAAAAAAGAACTCGATACCTTGCTCCCTGACATTGCCTTTAGTTCATCTCGCACGGAACGGGCTGCTGACGCTGCCGAATTCCAGGTGATCAAGGCTATGAGGGCCTGGTTCATGAAGGACAAGGTCGGCGACATCTTTGCGGGCAGGATCGTCGGCGTCTCGTCCTACGGCATCCGGATACGGCTGAATGAATTTTATGTCGAGGGTTTTCTTCATATCTCTTCCATGACTGATGACTTCTATCAGTACAATGAGAAGACCATGAGGCTGTACGGCAGGCATACGAATCGTTCATTCAGAATTGGCCAGGAGCTTTCC
Coding sequences within:
- the rnr gene encoding ribonuclease R is translated as MLTKETILAFFRGKTSRPLLFKDMARLMGLSKPETRALKRLLRDMLRQGEIVLNRKGLYGPAEEMNLATGYFAAHRDGYGFVISEKPGERDFFIPPKGTLGAMKGDRVMVRIENWKKREARIMRILERAHAKVLGTFDITKAGAFVKPKDRSIPFDLYVAPQDRGMAKNRDMVIAEIVSFPTDKRSPTAKIVRIVKKPEGPADEVELIIDEFSLPRRFPKAVSDEAKLLAAAASGAQRAEKRKDLRHLPTVTIDGERAKDFDDAVSIALSDHGYKLCVHIADVGHYVPWNSAIDLEARKRGTSVYLPDRVIPMLPKELSEDLCSLKPKVDRNAFTVEMDFDRFGRRLSARFYLSLINSDERMTYTSVKKILIDKDENERQRYGNLIKDFELMEELCNILRTKRFERGSLDFDLPEPEVLLDLQGSPEAIIKAERNFAHMIIEEFMIAANEAVAEHIEALGVPCMYRIHEEPDPLKLEDVVNVVKQFSRTAGRKFTVRDFADILKSIKDTPQEEIINYIVLRSLKQARYSVTNVGHFGLASTSYAHFTSPIRRYPDLVVHRILREILAKKIISDQRKKELDTLLPDIAFSSSRTERAADAAEFQVIKAMRAWFMKDKVGDIFAGRIVGVSSYGIRIRLNEFYVEGFLHISSMTDDFYQYNEKTMRLYGRHTNRSFRIGQELSVRLDRVDLEEREIIFGLV
- a CDS encoding DUF1318 domain-containing protein encodes the protein MKKHLRLLLLGLSCIIAACAVITVNIYFPEKDVKEAYKVLEKELMGTDRKIEEKQPAGKPESSIQFEFVRSAFAQEPGMADKIAEAVRKMPDVVNAYKEMGARISDTDRLRDSGGAGEGNNGLLMEREKGLSPADKKIIDAENENRKTVINGMTRAIIRINRQPETPDNVKQVMPQATGQFASIRRDSAKKGWWIQDDSGNWGKK